A DNA window from Brassica napus cultivar Da-Ae chromosome C1, Da-Ae, whole genome shotgun sequence contains the following coding sequences:
- the LOC111207145 gene encoding uncharacterized protein At3g17950-like, whose amino-acid sequence MQDPRNQVPPSPTISSVSSSDLDTESTGSFFHDRSITLGTLMGFSFTATMPMMPFRASSHRHVSPSISISRATSSNATRRNLRKRPHPNSAERHRRRKWWRFCRDDDDDAGNGMHRGSGECRRSSLGEYLEVERRSGEEAVYGSAEAELEGAVARYREQQPAVAERALFADGRVLPPASAEVVSGEGTPAVTALCRFPVSLTGICSGGGG is encoded by the exons CACGCAACCAGGTTCCACCTTCTCCCACAATCTCCTCCGTCTCTTCCTCCGATCTTGATACAGAG TCGACAGGATCCTTCTTCCATGACAGAAGCATCACACTTGGAACGCTTATGGGGTTTAGTTTCACAGCAACCATGCCGATGATGCCATTCAGAGCTTCTTCTCACCGCCACGTGTCTCCCTCCATCTCAATCTCACGTGCCACCAGCTCCAACGCAACAAGACGCAACCTGAGGAAGCGTCCTCATCCGAACTCGGCTGAGCGGCATCGCCGTCGCAAGTGGTGGCGCTTTTGccgagacgacgacgacgacgccGGAAACGGGATGCACCGTGGGTCCGGAGAATGCAGACGGTCATCGCTCGGAGAGTATTTGGAGGTGGAAAGGAGGTCTGGAGAAGAAGCTGTATATGGCTCCGCCGAGGCGGAGCTAGAGGGTGCGGTGGCGCGTTATAGGGAACAGCAGCCGGCGGTGGCGGAAAGAGCGTTGTTCGCTGACGGGAGGGTTCTTCCTCCGGCTTCAGCTGAGGTTGTTAGCGGAGAAGGTACGCCGGCGGTTACGGCACTTTGTAGATTCCCGGTTTCCTTAACCGGTATATGCAGCGGAGGCGGAGGATAG